A window of Clostridiaceae bacterium genomic DNA:
TTACGTGGAGATACTCCAGCCCACGAGCATAAGTGTTGGTCTGAAAAGAAAACAGACATATCGGTACCAATTTCAGAAAGTATAGTTTGTGCTGCCTTTTGCTTTATGCCTGGTATAGTTTCAAGAAGACTGATATAATATTGGTACGGTTTGGTTTTTTCAAGAATCAATAAGTCAACCTCTGCCAAGCATTCGTTAATTTGGAAGAAATGCTCCAGGATTACTTTGATTTTTGAAATTTGGTGCTCGGTTAGCTTACCATTAAGAGCTTCCTGAAGGTCAGGAATTTTCTTGTGGAGTTTTCCGTGGACAAATTCTCTTAAGTTGTCAGGAGATAGGTCTTCACCATTTAGCAGAGCTTCAATTATTTTGCGTGAAGACAAACCAGATGTATCAGAAACAACGTTTGAGAGCATGATATTACAAACGGTTAAAGAGTTCTGAAGTCTATTTTTTTCAGAAGAGCGCATATTAGTAAGCTTGGTACGATAACGAGTCAACTCTCTTAGCTGTCGAATATCTTTTGGAGGAATAAAGCTACCGGGTACCAAACCGTGTCTGTGCAATTTTCCCAGCCATCTCGAGTCGTTAGGATCAGTCTTTTTACCTGGCATGTTTTTTACAAAACGAGGATTAGCAAGAGTTATGTTACATGAATCTTCAAGGATGTTGAATACTGGAATCCAGTACTTACCGGTTGATTCCATAGCAACATCTTTACAGTTGAATGATTCTAACCATTGTTTTAATCTGATAAGGTCATTGGTCATGGTAGAGAAAGTTTCGGTGTGGTCTGTAAATGTACCATCACTATTTGAGTTAATTAAAGTAGCAACAACAAATTTTTTGTGGACATCAATTCCACAACAAATAGGATAAAGAATATTAATAAGTCAAAACCCCCAGTTAAATATTTAGGCATTGGCTGGATAACCTACAGACTGAGTTTATACTCGAAAATTAGCGTACGTGCTCTATGGCAACAATCATTTGTGCTCAAAGGTTATCCTACACATGTTAATATGCGAGCTTATCACAAAGGTGATTACATCAGTCGCCTCCTCGTGGTTTGTAGCATACCTATAATAACAATTATAACACTGGGGCAATTTTTAAAAAGCTGCACACAGTGCACAGATTTTTCATTATCATTTGTGCCGCTGAGAAGCAGCGGAATGGAGGTTAATATGGGAAATAGTAA
This region includes:
- a CDS encoding IS110 family transposase, giving the protein MNILYPICCGIDVHKKFVVATLINSNSDGTFTDHTETFSTMTNDLIRLKQWLESFNCKDVAMESTGKYWIPVFNILEDSCNITLANPRFVKNMPGKKTDPNDSRWLGKLHRHGLVPGSFIPPKDIRQLRELTRYRTKLTNMRSSEKNRLQNSLTVCNIMLSNVVSDTSGLSSRKIIEALLNGEDLSPDNLREFVHGKLHKKIPDLQEALNGKLTEHQISKIKVILEHFFQINECLAEVDLLILEKTKPYQYYISLLETIPGIKQKAAQTILSEIGTDMSVFFSDQHLCSWAGVSPRNNQSAGKKKSTKIGEGDSYLKPILCQCANAAVKSKSSFLCAKYKSVASRRGHKKAIIAVARVMLVAIYHMFKNNEPFKDMGHDNYSKMISDQKQRAMVKELESLGYKVEKVVK